One Seleniivibrio woodruffii DNA window includes the following coding sequences:
- a CDS encoding cytochrome c3 family protein has protein sequence MKKIYGYILIIIFAAILAPFSASAAKISFKCAECHESPANILPKDHAKKMKFDDCFTCHGQKSRALSIKVHAQHLADNQDADTCKSCHTADKDSNIRISGTKELYISAEYGSEKFQSLYKKGSLGNSHKNAGLTCRDCHQAYDDDEADTMGDKCIKCHGSFTEMKEKTKNSGYKANPHTNHFPTLTCTKCHSMHGDFRDYCAKCHQWGYVWKQKITK, from the coding sequence ATGAAAAAAATTTACGGATACATTCTTATTATTATATTTGCGGCTATCCTTGCGCCTTTTTCGGCATCGGCGGCTAAAATCTCTTTCAAGTGCGCTGAATGTCACGAAAGTCCTGCAAATATTCTCCCGAAAGATCATGCTAAAAAGATGAAATTTGATGACTGTTTCACATGCCACGGACAGAAATCCCGGGCACTTAGCATCAAAGTGCATGCACAGCATCTGGCGGACAATCAGGATGCGGATACCTGCAAGTCCTGCCATACAGCCGACAAGGACAGCAACATCAGAATAAGCGGTACGAAGGAGCTTTATATTTCAGCCGAATACGGTTCGGAGAAGTTTCAAAGTCTCTATAAGAAGGGATCGCTGGGCAACTCACATAAAAATGCAGGGCTGACATGCCGTGATTGCCATCAGGCATATGACGATGATGAAGCGGACACAATGGGCGACAAATGCATCAAATGTCACGGTTCTTTTACAGAGATGAAGGAAAAGACCAAAAACAGCGGATACAAGGCTAATCCTCATACAAATCATTTTCCTACGCTCACATGTACCAAGTGTCACAGTATGCACGGTGATTTCAGAGATTACTGTGCGAAATGCCACCAGTGGGGCTACGTCTGGAAACAGAAGATAACCAAATAA